One Bombus fervidus isolate BK054 chromosome 2, iyBomFerv1, whole genome shotgun sequence DNA segment encodes these proteins:
- the LOC139994464 gene encoding DNA polymerase delta subunit 2 — MVHKTKKECNDLFVKPGKEKPEVFEREQADYKDLSKMFVNMKNDYSRQYAHIYSARLAELRDVLIPRVKAKWGNVPIVKLADLENLENQQCIIIGTLYKHQQWKPSILRELSEEHQFNVSCSKPNYCSEKDQPFLEDEMLRIKLVGEQVDLKQIVTGVVCAVLGNENSDGAFTVKDWCFPGCAPKESLKECVSQKKLVIVSGLNLSNNCDSLGMSLFMEWLCGMAGNITVQKDNTSIVRLIIAGNTIKSNDTSQAATDIAKELGKAIKSVDTFLSNLATCCSITLMPGEHDPTNVMLPQRPFHPCLLPKSSRLESFKSTTNPWISKIEGRIITGTSGQSIQDIIKVAGETGISALEWLEKTLLWRHMCPTAPDTLLACPYYKKDLFIMETCPDIYFVGNTDKFETKLWKGDENQIVRLISVPRFDTSQTAVIVNLENLDTQYISFSNI; from the exons ATGGTTCATAAAACTAAAAAAGAATGTAATGATTTATTTGTGAAGCCGGGGAAAGAGAAGCCAGAAGTATTTGAAAGGGAACAAGCTGATTATAAAGATctttcgaaaatgtttgtaaacatgaaaaatgattattcTAGACAATATGCGCACATATACTCTGCTAGACTTGCCGAATTAAGGGATGTTCTAATTCCGCGTGTTAAAGCTAAATGGG GAAATGTTCCGATTGTCAAATTGGccgatttagaaaatttagaaaaccaACAGTGCATAATAATTGGCACATTGTATAAACACCAACAATGGAAACCATCAATTTTAAGAGAACTTAGTGAAGAACATCAGTTTAATGTTTCCTGTTCTAAACCAAATTATTGCTCAGAGAAAGATCAACCATTTCTGGAAGATGAAATGTTGCGAATTAAATTAGTAGGCGAGCAAGTTGATTTAAAGCAAATTGTTACCGGAGTTGTTTGTGCTGTATTAGGCAATGAAAATAGTGATGGCGCATTTAcg GTAAAGGATTGGTGTTTTCCTGGATGTGCACCAAAAGAATCTTTAAAAGAATGCGTATCGCAAAAGAAGCTGGTGATAGTGTCTGGATTAAATTTATCTAATAATTGTGACAGTTTAGGAATGTCCCTTTTTATGGAATGGTTGTGTGGAATGGCTGGTAATATAACGGTACAAAAGGATAATACTTCTATTGTTCGACTCATTATAGCAG gtaataccataaaaaGTAATGATACATCACAGGCTGCAACAGACATAGCTAAAGAACTTGGAAAAGCAATAAAATCTGTAGATACATTCTTAAGTAATTTAGCAACATGTTGTTCTATTACTTTAATGCCAGGAGAACATGATCCCACTAATGTTATGTTGCCTCAAAGACCATTTCATCCTTGTTTACTACCTAAATCATCTAG ACTTGAAAGCTTTAAAAGTACCACAAATCCATGGATTAGTAAAATTGAAGGACGAATAATAACTGGTACTAGTGGTCAATCAATTCAAGATATCATTAAAGTAGCAGGTGAAACTGGTATTTCAGCTCTTGAATGGCTAGAAAAGACCTTATTATGGAGACATATGTGTCCAACTGCTCCAGACACGCTATTAGCTTGCCCATACTATAAGAAAGATTTGTTTATTATGGAAACATGTCCAGATATATATTTCGTGGGAAATACAgacaaatttgaaacgaaattgTGGAAAG gtGATGAAAATCAAATTGTTAGATTAATATCTGTTCCACGTTTTGATACGAGTCAGACTGCTGTAATAGTAAATTTGGAGAATTTAGATACCCAATATATTTCCtttagtaatatttaa